In Erpetoichthys calabaricus chromosome 2, fErpCal1.3, whole genome shotgun sequence, a genomic segment contains:
- the LOC114645362 gene encoding extracellular calcium-sensing receptor-like — protein MKCIVCVFIFLALAFPAPAPDKFKCKSQGNFAFNSLYKPGNIMLGAIFAVNFRAIPPELSYRSKPGQWKCDSFDIAIFQRAQAMVFAIEEINQDQTLLPDLTLGYKLYDNCVNLQEAMRGTASLIGGEDDIFNNYQCEGVPPVIAIIGDPLSLHSISISRILALFRMPLISYCATCSCLSNKQEFPTFFRTIPSDTVQVRGMTTLMKHFGWTWVGAVGADDDYGLNALLSFKEEVEKFGCVAFSETININDRTKIFHIINIIKQSTANIIVLFLTKMVVTVLMKEIVHQNITGRQWIASDPWSAYPVLASNENFASFGGTIGFLTRRAEMPGFEQFLLQTKPSLDSNNNLLAQFWEALFRCKFPTNDSKTNASVVEERVCTGSEDIKSTKTEYTDVSQIRASFNVYKAVYAIAHALHKLASCENGKGPFRNNTCAYMSNVQPWQVFHYLKNMSFTTRSGDRMAFDENGDTLPVLDIINWQKDKDGTMISKTVGFFNDSAVAGQKLTINESSIFWNFDSGKTPKSICTESCQPGTRIATRKGEPVCCFDCVPCADGEISSGIGATECLKCPQDFWSNDKRSQCVLKEVDFLSFGDAMGITLTTTASIGVFLSLGVLAIFINYRNTPVVKANNSELSFLLLGSLTLCFLCSLCFIGQPSDLTCRVRHVAFGISFVLCISCILVKTIVVIIAFKATLPGNNIMKWFGVTQQRGTILFFTIIQIIICIIWLNTAPPFSSRNTKNQNVKIIFECDVGSVTGFSCLLGYIGLLSCVCFILAFLARNLPDTFNEAKFITFSMLIFCAVWITFIPAYVSSPGKYTVAVEVFAILASSFGLLVAIFAPKCYIILLRPDLNTKKALLGREQKNK, from the exons ATGAAATGCatagtgtgtgtatttatatttctgGCTTTAGCATTTCCAGCACCTGCACCTGACAAATTCAAATGCAAGTCACAAggaaattttgcttttaataGCTTGTATAAACCTGGCAATATCATGTTAGGTGCAATATTTGCTGTCAATTTTAGGGCAATACCACCGGAACTGTCTTACAGAAGTAAACCTGGACAATGGAAATGTGACAG TTTTGACATTGCAATTTTCCAAAGAGCTCAAGCAATGGTTTTTGCAATCGAAGAAATAAATCAGGATCAGACTCTTCTTCCTGACCTGACATTGGGGTACAAACTGTATGATAACTGTGTGAATCTCCAAGAGGCAATGAGAGGGACAGCTTCGTTAATTGGTGGAGAAGatgacatttttaacaattatCAATGTGAAGGGGTCCCTCCTGTCATTGCTATTATTGGAGATCCCCTTTCACTACATTCTATTTCTATATCAAGAATACTGGCTCTGTTTCGCATGCCTctg ATCAGCTATTGTGCAACCTGCTCCTGCTTAAGCAACAAGCAGGAATTTCCTACTTTTTTCAGAACTATTCCAAGTGACACTGTTCAGGTGAGAGGAATGACAACACTGATGAAACATTTTGGTTGGACTTGGGTAGGTGCAGTAGGAGCTGATGATGACTATGGGCTTAATGCTCTGTTGAGTTTTAAAGAGGAAGTCGAAAAATTTGGCTGTGTTGCTTTCTCAGAAACCATCAATATCAATGACagaacaaaaatatttcatataatcAACATTATAAAACAATCAACAGCAAACATCATTGTTTTGTTTCTAACAAAAATGGTTGTCACTGTGTTAATGAAAGAGATTGTTCACCAGAACATTACTGGCAGGCAGTGGATAGCAAGTGATCCATGGAGTGCTTATCCTGTTTTAGCCAGCAATGAGAACTTTGCCTCATTTGGTGGAACTATAGGCTTCCTCACAAGACGGGCAGAGATGCCAGGATTTGAACAATTCCTTCTCCAAACAAAGCCTAGTTTAGACTCCAATAATAATCTTTTGGCCCAGTTCTGGGAAGCTCTATTTCGATGCAAATTTCCAACAAATGATTCTAAAACAAATGCTTCTGTTGTAGAAGAACGAGTGTGTACTGGATCAGAGGACATTAAGAGTACAAAGACAGAATATACTGATGTATCACAGATTAGAGCTTCCTTTAATGTCTATAAAGCTGTGTATGCCATTGCACATGCCTTACATAAATTAGCTTCTTGTGAAAATGGAAAAGGGCCCTTCAGGAACAATACCTGTGCATATATGTCAAATGTACAACCATGGCAG GTTTTCCATTATCTAAAAAACATGAGTTTTACAACTCGCTCCGGAGACAGAATGGCATTTGATGAAAATGGTGACACACTTCCAGTCCTTGATATAATAAACTGGCAGAAAGACAAAGATGGCACCATGATAAGCAAAACTGTGGGTTTTTTTAATGATTCAGCTGTAGCTGGGCAGAAGCTTACGATTAATGAAAGCAGTATATTCTGGAATTTTGATTCAGGAAAG ACCCCTAAATCAATCTGCACTGAAAGCTGTCAGCCTGGTACAAGAATAGCAACAAGAAAAGGTGAGCCAGTCTGCTGTTTTGACTGTGTGCCATGTGCAGATGGGGAAATTAGCAGTGGAATAG gtgCCACTGAATGTCTGAAGTGTCCACAGGATTTCTGGTCAAATGATAAAAGAAGCCAATGTGTGTTAAAGGAAGTTGATTTTCTGTCATTTGGTGATGCTATGGGAATCACTTTAACTACAACTGCTTCCATTGGAGTCTTTCTATCACTTGGTGTGCTGGCCATATTTATCAATTACAGAAACACCCCAGTTGTGAAAGCTAACAACTCAGAACTCAGCTTTCTCTTGCTTGGCTCGCTAACACTGTGCTTCCTTTGCTCTTTGTGTTTCATTGGGCAACCATCAGACTTAACTTGCAGGGTGAGGCATGTTGCATTTGGAATTAGTTTTGTTCTCTGTATATCTTGCATTCTAGTGAAAACAATTGTTGTAATAATAGCTTTTAAAGCTACATTACCGGGTAATAACATAATGAAGTGGTTTGGGGTTACTCAGCAGCGAGGCACCATTCTGTTTTTCACCATTATTCAAATTATCATATGTATAATATGGCtgaacactgcaccaccattttCATCCAGAAACActaaaaatcaaaatgtgaaaattatatttgaatgCGATGTCGGGTCAGTAACTGGATTTAGCTGCCTTCTGGGATATATTGGTCTTCTGTCATGTGTCTGCTTCATTTTAGCTTTCCTGGCAAGAAACCTACCCGACACATTCAATGAAGCCAAGTTCATCACTTTCAGCATGCTGATCTTCTGTGCTGTGTGGATCACATTCATACCTGCTTATGTGAGCTCTCCAGGAAAATACACAGTGGCTGTAGAGGTGTTTGCTATATTGGCATCCAGCTTTGGACTTCTTGTTGCAATATTTGCTCCAAAATGTTATATAATTTTGCTCAGACCTGACTTAAACACAAAGAAAGCCTTATTGGGAAGAgagcagaaaaacaaataa